In Streptomyces venezuelae, the sequence GCTGACCCGGCATGGCGAAGATCGTGTTCGAGGAAGTGACCAAGACCTTCCCGACGAAGGACAGGAAGAACAGGAGGAACAAGGAGCGGTTCACCGCGCTCGACGGGATCGACCTGGAGATCGAGGCGGGGGAGTTCGTGGTGGTCGTGGGCCCCAGCGGCTGCGGCAAGTCCACGCTCCTGGACCTGCTCGGCGGACTGACCCGGCCGTCGTCGGGGCGGATCCTGCTCGACGGGAAGCCGATCACCGGGCCGGGCCTGGACCGGGGCATCGTCTTCCAGCAGTACGCGCTGCTGCCCTGGCGGACGGCGCTCGGCAACGTGGAGTTCGGCCTGGAGGCGACCGGCGTCCAGCGCCGCGAACGCAAGGCGAGGGCGCGGGAGTTCCTGGACCTCGTCGGCCTCACCGGCTTCGAGGACCGGCACCCGCACGAACTCTCCGGCGGTATGCGCCAGCGCGTCGCCATCGCCCGCTCGCTGGCGTACGACCCGGACGTGCTGCTGATGGACGAGCCGTTCGCCGCGCTCGACGCGCAGACCAGGGAGTCCCTCCAGGACGAGCTGCGGCGCATCTGGCAGCGCACCGGCAAGACCGTCGTCTTCATCACGCACGGCATCGAGGAGGCGGTCTACCTCGGCCAGAAGGTGGCCGTCATGACCTCCCGCCCCGGTCGGGTCAAGGAGATCGTCCCGATCTCCTTCGGTGACCGCGGTGCCGGTTTCCTGGGCGAGGACCTGCGGTCCAGCCCCGAATTCGCCCGCCAACGCCACGAGATCTGGACCCTGCTCCACGACGAGGTGGCCCGTGCCCAGCAACTGGAGAAGGAGGAGGCCACCGTATGAGCACCGACGTCACCACCCCCGCCACCGAAGCCCCGGCCGACCGACAGGCGGTAGGCGAGGCGGTACGGCAGGACACCGCGCCCGCCGCTCCCGCGCCCGCCGCTCCCGCGCCCGCCGCTCCCGCGCCCGCCGCTCCCGCGCCCGCCGACCGGGAGTCCCGCAGGCCGCGGTCCGGTCTCCCGTCGCTGCTGGCACGCCGACTGTGCGGCGCCGGCCGGGCGGCCACGGCAACGGCACCCGTCCCTGAGCGGGCCCCGACGGCCCCGGAGGCACCTGCGGCCCCGGTGACTTCCGCGCCCCCGGAGGCACCCGCGCCTCCGGAGGCACCCGCCACCGGGCCGGACGCCGCGCCCGCGCCGAAGGGCCCCGCCGCCCCGGGCGCCGGTCGAGGCACCGCCCACGGCCGCCACGCCCCGTCACCCGTCCGGAAGGCCGCCGGGGCACTCGGCCGCCGGCTGCGCGCCGCCGCCCTGCGCTCGGCCGCCCTGGTGGCCCTGCTCGTCCTCTGGGAGACCGCCCCCCGTCTCGGCCTGGTCGACGCCACCTTCCTGCCGCCGGTCAGCGAGGTCGCCACCGCCTGGTGGGACCTCCTGGGCAACGGCCAGCTCGGCCAGCACACCCGGGCCAGCCTCGCCCGCTCCTTCGGCGGCTTCGGCATCGCCGTCGTCATCGCGGTCCCGCTCGGCCTGCTCATCGGCTGGTACCGGCCGGTCGCCGCGCTGCTCGGCCCGCTGCTGGAGGTGTTCCGCAACACCGCCGCACTGGCCCTGCTGCCGGTCTTCGTCCTGCTCCTCGGCATCGGCGAGACCTCGAAGGTCTCGATCGTCGTCTACGCCTGCCTCTGGCCGGTCCTGCTGAACACGATCAGCGCGGTGGGCAACGCCGACCCCACCCTGGTCAGACTGGCCCGCTCGATGGACCTGTCCACCCCGAGGCTCTTCCAGAAGGTGATCCTGCCGTCCTCCGTACCGGCCGTCTTCACCGGCATCCGGCTGGCCGGCGCGGTATCCATCCTCGTCCTGGTGGCCGCCGAGATGATCGGCGCCAAGGCGGGCCTCGGCTACCTGATCAACGCCTCGCAGTACAACTTCGCGATCCCGCAGATGTACGCGGGCATCGTCACCATCTCCGCCGTCGGCGTGGCCTTCAACCAGCTGCTGGTCACGATCGAACGCCGCCTGAGCACCTGGCGCGTCCCCGCCTGACGCCCGCCCCCGTCCGGGCCGCCACCGCACGCAACGCCTCCGAACACAGGGAACAGCCATGACCTCGCACCGCACCCTCCACCTCAACGCGTTCCTGATGAACGCCGGTCACCACGACGCCGCCTGGCGCCACCCCGACAGCCGGCCCGAGCTGATCACCGACCTGCGGTACTTCCAGGACCTGGCCCGCACGGCCGAACGCGGACTGCTCGACTCCATCTTCTTCGCCGACGGGGTCGCGCTCTGGGGCAAGGCCCGCCACAACGCCCTCGGCGGATTCGAGCCGCTCACCCTGCTCTCCGCCATCGCCGCCGTCACCGAGCACATCGGGCTCATCGCCACCGTTTCCACGACCTTCAACGAGCCGTACAACCTGGCCCGCAAGTTCGCCTCCCTCGACCACATCAGCGGCGGCCGGGCCGGCTGGAACATCGTCACCTCCGGCACCGTCGACGAGGCCCGCAACTTCAACCGTGACGAGCACCTGGAGCACCACCTCCGCTACGAGCGCGCCCGCGAGTTCCTCGACGTCGCCACCAAGCTCTGGGACAGCTGGGAGGACGACGCGATCGTCCTCGACAAGGAGCGCGGCATCTACGCCGACACCGACAAGCTGCACCCCGCCGCCCACCGCGGCGAGTACTTCGGCGTCGCCGGACCGCTCAACGTGCCGCGCTCCCCGCAGGGACACCCGCTGCTCGTGCAGGCCGGTTCCTCCGAGGACGGCAAGGAGTTCGCCGCGCAGTACGCCGAGGCCGTCTTCACCGCCCAGCAGACCCTTGCCGACGGCCAGACCTTCTACAAGGACCTCAAGTCCCGCCTCGCCAAGTACGGCCGCGCCGAGAGCGACCTCCTCGTCCTGCCCGGCATCGCGCCCGTCATCGGGTCCACCGAGGCCGAGGCCAAGGCCCTGGAGCAGCAGCTCACCGACCTCCAGGTGCCCGAGTACGGCCTCGCCCAGCTCTCCGGGATGCTGAACGTGGACCTCACAGGCCTGCCGCTGGACGGTCCGCTCCCGGACCTGCCCGAGGAACGGGACGTCAACGGCAACAAGAGCCGCTTCACCCTCGTCGCCGAGCTCGCCCGCCGCGACGGCCTGACCCTGCGCGAGCTGATCGCCCGCCTCGGCGCCGGCCGCGGCCACCGCGTCTTCGCCGGTACCCCCGAGCAGATCGCCGACCAGCTCCAGGAGTGGTTCACCCGGGGCGCCGCCGACGGCTTCAACATCATGGCGCCGGTCCTGCCCACCGGCCTGACCGCCTTCGTCGACCACGTCGTGCCGATCCTCCAGCGCCGCGGGCTCTTCCGCACGGAGTACACCGGTGCCACCCTCCGCGAGAACTACGGCCTCGCCCGCCCGGTCAACCGCTACACCCCGCAGGCCGTCTGACCGGACACGCCGCCGGAGCCACGCGCTCCGGCGGCGCCGATGCATGCCACGGGGGCCGGCTGCGGGTCGGGCGGTCAGACGGTCAGGACGATCTTGCCGCGGGTGCGGCCCGCGGCGCTCAGCTCCCAGGCCCTGGCGGCCTCGGCGAGCGGCAGCGCGTGCTCCACGTTGACCGTGAGCTTCCCCGCGTCGGCCAGTTCGGCCAGGAACGTCAGGTCGGCGGTGTCCGGGCGGACCCACAGCTGGTGGGCGCCCTTGGCGGCCGCGTTGTAGTCGGCGATGGAGACCACCCGGTGGGGTTCCCGGACCAGCGACTGGAGCGTGTCGACGACGTCGTCGCCGTAGAAGTCCAGGCCCGCGTCGACGCCGTCGGGCGCGAGCTCGCGGATCCGGTCGGCCATCCCCTCCCCGTACAGCACGGGCTCCGCGCCGAGGGAGCGCAGGTAGTCGTGGTTGTGCGCGCCCGCCGTGCCGATGACCCGCAGGCCGAGTGCGACCGCGATCTGCACGCCGAAGGATCCGGTGCCGCCGGCCGCGGAGTGGATGACGACGCTCTCCCCGGCCTTGAGGCCGACGCGGGTGAGCGACTGGTAGGCGGTGAGGCCGGCCAGCGGGAGGCCCGCGGCCTGCTCGAAGCTCAGCTCGCGGGGCTTGCGGGCGAGGGTGCGTACGGGGGCGGAGACCAGCTCGGCGTACGTGCCGAGTTCGACCCACTCCTTGCGGACGTAGCCGTAGACCTCGTCACCGACGGCGTAGTCGAAGGTGTCCTCGCCCACCGCCTCGACGACTCCGGCCACGTCCCAGCCGGGTATGACCGGGTAGCGGACTTCGAGGATGGGGTCGAGGTATCCGGCGGCGAGCTTCCAGTCCACCGGGTTGACCCCGGCGGCCTTGACGCGCACGAGCACCTCGCCCGGGCCCACCTTCGGCTGCGGCAGGTCAACGAGCCCCAGGGTGGCGGGAGTTCCGTATGCGCTGTAAGTGATGGCCTTCATGATCGTCCCCAACGCGGCCCCGCGGCCGGGTATTCCGGCGGTCAGGCCGGCAGGGTGTTGCGGTGCGAGCTCCGCCGGGCCGCGCTGAAGAGCGCCTGGATCTGCGTACCGGCCTGCTCGACGTCGTCGAGGGGGGAGGGGAAGGGCAGCCGCACGTCGCGGTGGCCGTGCCGCTCCTCCAGCCGCAGGGTGATCCCGTACCGGTCCATCGCCACCGGCAGCGCGCGGAGCACGGCGGCGGTCGGCAGGGGATGGACCAGCCGCAGCAGCAGGGTGACCAGGTCGTGGTGGTCGTCGAGGAGGTGCGTGAGCATGCCCGCCTCGTACGGGGACAGGGGGTCGGGGCAGGACGCGTCCAGCTCTTCGAGGCCGACGTGCGAGCGGCCTTCCGGCGTCTCCAGGACGGCACGGTCGAACTCCATGCAGGTGGAGTCGGCGCCGGAGCCCGCGGCCAGGTCGGAGTAGGGAGTGAGCAGGCGGCCGAGCACGGTGACGCGGGCGCGCACCCGGTCCCGTACCGGGGTGGGGGCGACGTCGGTGAACTCCAGCCGGATCGACGGCCGGTACTCGGACTCGCCGCCGGGCTCGGCGGGGTGCAGGTGCAGCCGCCCCATGGGGTCGCTGCCGTCGAGGTGGCGGACCTCGGAGCGCTGCCCGTCGGTGACCACGGTCATGGAGTGGGCGGCGGTCAGGATCGACCGGATGCGCTCGGCATCGGTGGGCCGGTCGGCCGGGGTGGCGGGGGCACCGAACAGGCGCATGCGGATCTCCCCTCGTCCGAGTGACTTAGGTATGCCTAACCTAACCTATTTGGCTCTTCGAGAGTACCCGGCATGCTCGTGTCGTTGTTGGGCTGAACGGGTGAAACGCGAGAGGATGGGGGGATGCACATGAAGCGCGCGGCCGAGGCGGCCCGGTGAGCAGGTACGACGTCACCGACGAACAGTGGGAGGGGCTCGCGCAGGTGGTCCCCCTGCGCAGTCGCAACGAATGGCCCTCCCGGGTGGACCACCGCACGATCCCGACGGCGCCCGGCGCGTCGACGGCGGAGCAGCGGCGCTTCGTGGTGATCAGAGTCCAGATCTTCGCGGACGCCCGGGAGGTGGCGGAGTACCTGATCGCGCAGATCCCGGTCCTGCTCGACCTCACCGGGGCGGACAGCGAAGTGGCCAAGCGGATCCTGGACTTCAGCAGCGGCGTGGTCTTCGGCCTGGGCAGCGGGATGCACCGGGTGGACCGGAACGTCTTCCTGCTGGCGCCGGTCGGCACCGAGGTCGAGGGGATCGCGGCCGCGGCCGTCCCCCGATCGTAGGAAGGTCCCCGCGAGGGAACGGTTCGCCGGAGCCACGGGGGGTCCGGCGGGCCGTACCGTCCCGCGCATGGACGCCACCCTGGACGCGGCAACGGCGGAACGCACCGCCGCCGTCGTCGCGTTAGCCGACACCCGCACCGATTCCGCCGATCCCGGACCGGCCGACGAGCAGCCCGCCACGGCGCCGCCGTCTGCGTGCCCGGCCCCGCCCGGCTCACCCGACGTACCGACCACATCCGGGGCTCCGGGGGATCCCGGGGATCCCGGGACTTCTGCGGTCTCCGGGGCTTGCGACGGGCGCGCCGCGGCGGCGTCCGCGGTCCCGGTCGCCTCCGGGGCGGTCGCGCCGGTGGCCGGCCCTGCCGGGGAGCCGGTCGTACCGTCGCAGGCGGGCCCCCGCGCCCCCGGTCGTCCTGCCGAGCCCGTGCAGCGACACCCGCGGCCCGTGCTCACCGAGCTGCGGCTCTCCGCCTTCGGGCCGCACCGCTCCGCGGTCTTCCCGCTCGGCCCCCTCACCCTCTTCGCCGGGCCCAGCGGCAGCGGCAAGTCCCAGGCCCTGGCCGCCTACGAGGCCCTGGCCGGGCTGGGTTCCGGGGCCACGCTGGAGGAGACCTTCCCCGATCCGCGTTCCCGCATCCCCGACCGGGCCGTCCCCGACGCCCAGCACCGGCGCGGGTTCCGCCTCGGCTGCACCGTGGACGGACCCGTCGGCCCGGTACGGCTCGACCTCGCCGTCCAGGCCGAGCCCACGCTGCGGATCGTCGGCGAACGGCTCTCGCAGGACGGGCAGATCCTGCTCGCCACGGCCCTGCGCGACCCCGGCCGGCGTTCGGTCCAGGCCGCCTGGCTGACCGGCGGCGCCATCGGCGTCACCAGGGCCCCGCTGCCCGACGACCGGCTCGGCACGGCACTGCTCCCGCTCCGCGTCGCCGGTTCCACTCCCGGTCAGCGCCAGGTCCTGGCCGCGGCCGAGCAGGTGGTCGTGGCCCTGCGCGCGGTGTTCCCCTGCGAACCGCACCCGGACCGGATGCGCGCCGCCGTCCCTCCCGGCGAGGGGCGTCTGCTGGGTGACTGCGCCAACCTGGCCGACGTACTGCGCCGGACCCGCAGCGAATGCGGCACCCGCCACGCGCTGCTTGCCGAGGCGGCCCGCACCGGCTGCGCCGGGCCCGTCGTGGGGCTGGACGTACGGGCTCCCGCGGGCGGCGGCCCCGTCGAGGCGGTACTGGACCGCGGTCCCGGCCGGCCCGCCACGGAGCTGGCCCGGCTGGGCGCGGGCGAACTCCGCTTCCTCGCGCTGGCGCTCGTCCTGCTGACCGGTCCGGGGGTGCTGGCCGTGGACCCGGCGGCCGAACTGCTCTCCGCGCGGCAGGCGCTGACGGTGCTGTCCGACGGCTTCGACCGGGGCCTCGACCGGAGGCAGCGCGCCGAGCTGCTGCGCCTGGCCCTGCTGTCCTGCGGCCGCGGCCACATCCGGCTGGTGGCGGCGGTGGGGGAGGAGACCGCGGCGGCCGCCCGCGACCTCCCGGGTGTCGCGGTGGTAGACCTGAGCGCATGAACGAGACGCAGGAACAGCCCGAGCGGCGGCCCGGTGAGCGGCCGGGTGCGCAGGCCGACGAGCGGCCGGGTGTGCAGGCCGACGGGCGGGCCGGTGAGCGGCC encodes:
- a CDS encoding ABC transporter permease yields the protein MSTDVTTPATEAPADRQAVGEAVRQDTAPAAPAPAAPAPAAPAPAAPAPADRESRRPRSGLPSLLARRLCGAGRAATATAPVPERAPTAPEAPAAPVTSAPPEAPAPPEAPATGPDAAPAPKGPAAPGAGRGTAHGRHAPSPVRKAAGALGRRLRAAALRSAALVALLVLWETAPRLGLVDATFLPPVSEVATAWWDLLGNGQLGQHTRASLARSFGGFGIAVVIAVPLGLLIGWYRPVAALLGPLLEVFRNTAALALLPVFVLLLGIGETSKVSIVVYACLWPVLLNTISAVGNADPTLVRLARSMDLSTPRLFQKVILPSSVPAVFTGIRLAGAVSILVLVAAEMIGAKAGLGYLINASQYNFAIPQMYAGIVTISAVGVAFNQLLVTIERRLSTWRVPA
- a CDS encoding NADP-dependent oxidoreductase; the protein is MKAITYSAYGTPATLGLVDLPQPKVGPGEVLVRVKAAGVNPVDWKLAAGYLDPILEVRYPVIPGWDVAGVVEAVGEDTFDYAVGDEVYGYVRKEWVELGTYAELVSAPVRTLARKPRELSFEQAAGLPLAGLTAYQSLTRVGLKAGESVVIHSAAGGTGSFGVQIAVALGLRVIGTAGAHNHDYLRSLGAEPVLYGEGMADRIRELAPDGVDAGLDFYGDDVVDTLQSLVREPHRVVSIADYNAAAKGAHQLWVRPDTADLTFLAELADAGKLTVNVEHALPLAEAARAWELSAAGRTRGKIVLTV
- a CDS encoding cell division protein SepF, with translation MSRYDVTDEQWEGLAQVVPLRSRNEWPSRVDHRTIPTAPGASTAEQRRFVVIRVQIFADAREVAEYLIAQIPVLLDLTGADSEVAKRILDFSSGVVFGLGSGMHRVDRNVFLLAPVGTEVEGIAAAAVPRS
- a CDS encoding LLM class flavin-dependent oxidoreductase translates to MTSHRTLHLNAFLMNAGHHDAAWRHPDSRPELITDLRYFQDLARTAERGLLDSIFFADGVALWGKARHNALGGFEPLTLLSAIAAVTEHIGLIATVSTTFNEPYNLARKFASLDHISGGRAGWNIVTSGTVDEARNFNRDEHLEHHLRYERAREFLDVATKLWDSWEDDAIVLDKERGIYADTDKLHPAAHRGEYFGVAGPLNVPRSPQGHPLLVQAGSSEDGKEFAAQYAEAVFTAQQTLADGQTFYKDLKSRLAKYGRAESDLLVLPGIAPVIGSTEAEAKALEQQLTDLQVPEYGLAQLSGMLNVDLTGLPLDGPLPDLPEERDVNGNKSRFTLVAELARRDGLTLRELIARLGAGRGHRVFAGTPEQIADQLQEWFTRGAADGFNIMAPVLPTGLTAFVDHVVPILQRRGLFRTEYTGATLRENYGLARPVNRYTPQAV
- a CDS encoding ABC transporter ATP-binding protein, whose amino-acid sequence is MAKIVFEEVTKTFPTKDRKNRRNKERFTALDGIDLEIEAGEFVVVVGPSGCGKSTLLDLLGGLTRPSSGRILLDGKPITGPGLDRGIVFQQYALLPWRTALGNVEFGLEATGVQRRERKARAREFLDLVGLTGFEDRHPHELSGGMRQRVAIARSLAYDPDVLLMDEPFAALDAQTRESLQDELRRIWQRTGKTVVFITHGIEEAVYLGQKVAVMTSRPGRVKEIVPISFGDRGAGFLGEDLRSSPEFARQRHEIWTLLHDEVARAQQLEKEEATV
- a CDS encoding ATP-binding protein — protein: MAGPAGEPVVPSQAGPRAPGRPAEPVQRHPRPVLTELRLSAFGPHRSAVFPLGPLTLFAGPSGSGKSQALAAYEALAGLGSGATLEETFPDPRSRIPDRAVPDAQHRRGFRLGCTVDGPVGPVRLDLAVQAEPTLRIVGERLSQDGQILLATALRDPGRRSVQAAWLTGGAIGVTRAPLPDDRLGTALLPLRVAGSTPGQRQVLAAAEQVVVALRAVFPCEPHPDRMRAAVPPGEGRLLGDCANLADVLRRTRSECGTRHALLAEAARTGCAGPVVGLDVRAPAGGGPVEAVLDRGPGRPATELARLGAGELRFLALALVLLTGPGVLAVDPAAELLSARQALTVLSDGFDRGLDRRQRAELLRLALLSCGRGHIRLVAAVGEETAAAARDLPGVAVVDLSA
- a CDS encoding DUF2470 domain-containing protein, coding for MRLFGAPATPADRPTDAERIRSILTAAHSMTVVTDGQRSEVRHLDGSDPMGRLHLHPAEPGGESEYRPSIRLEFTDVAPTPVRDRVRARVTVLGRLLTPYSDLAAGSGADSTCMEFDRAVLETPEGRSHVGLEELDASCPDPLSPYEAGMLTHLLDDHHDLVTLLLRLVHPLPTAAVLRALPVAMDRYGITLRLEERHGHRDVRLPFPSPLDDVEQAGTQIQALFSAARRSSHRNTLPA